From a single Salvelinus namaycush isolate Seneca chromosome 14, SaNama_1.0, whole genome shotgun sequence genomic region:
- the LOC120059164 gene encoding kelch-like protein 21: protein MEGGVMEREVMSEKPIMQTQPSTLPFFDTAHAFNLLRGIHELRAERKFFDVTLCAEGREFHCHRTVLAAASTYFRAMFAGTLRESAMDRVVLHEVSAELLGLLVDFCYTGRVTVTQDNVDLLLKTADLFQFPSVKEACCAFLEQRLDVSNCLEIQDFAEAYACRDLAVSARRFVLKNIVDLAKGKDFERLPWKRLLEFVSDDALCVDKEETVYQIAVRWVKADLQRRLHYWPTLLEQVRLPFVRRFYLLAHVESDPLVYLSPSCLRMVSEARSFQSCEYDRHDRPCQRMRPRPSTGLAEILVVVGGCDQDCDELVTVDCYNPQTGQWRYLAEFPDHLGGGYSMAALGNDMYVTGGSDGSRLYDGVWRYNSSVNEWTEVSPMLKAREYHSSCVLRGQLYVVAPDSTERYDHALDCWEALPPMLHSMDNCSTTTCKGRLYAIGSMTTTGEDNMAIQCYDVDTNRWTLVNCGELPPWSFAPKTVTLNGLIYFVRDDSAEVDIYNPQKNEWDKISPMTQVHVGGSVAVLGGRLFVSGGYDNTFELSDMVEAYDPSTHTWTPAGHLPQPTFWHGSVSIFRQLMPAVSNAFEPIDLPEANSIHLHRHHRNQAMHNHNLNQNHDVNPV, encoded by the exons atggagggaggagtgatggagagagaagtgATGTCTGAGAAGCCAATCATGCAGACACAGCCATCCACATTGCCCTTCTTCGACACGGCCCACGCCTTTAACCTGCTCCGGGGGATCCATGAACTCCGCGCAGAGCGCAAGTTCTTTGACGTCACGCTCTGCGCCGAGGGCCGCGAGTTCCACTGCCACCGGACTGTGTTGGCCGCAGCCAGCACCTACTTCAGGGCCATGTTCGCCGGGACACTTAGAGAGAGCGCCATGGACCGTGTGGTCCTTCACGAGGTGTCTGCTGAACTACTGGGCCTGCTGGTGGACTTCTGTTATACAGGCCGAGTCACAGTCACCCAGGATAATGTAGACCTCCTGCTGAAGACGGCCGACCTGTTCCAGTTCCCCTCCGTTAAAGAGGCCTGCTGTGCCTTCTTGGAGCAGAGATTAGACGTCTCCAACTGCCTGGAGATCCAGGACTTTGCAGAGGCCTACGCCTGCCGTGACTTGGCCGTCAGCGCCCGCCGCTTCGTCCTCAAGAACATTGTGGACCTAGCCAAAGGCAAGGACTTTGAGCGGTTGCCCTGGAAACGGCTGCTGGAATTCGTGTCGGACGATGCGCTGTGTGTGGACAAGGAGGAAACGGTCTATCAGATCGCGGTGCGCTGGGTCAAAGCAGACTTACAGAGGCGGCTCCACTACTGGCCCACACTGCTGGAGCAGGTCAGACTACCCTTTGTACGTCGGTTCTATCTACTCGCCCACGTGGAAAGCGACCCCCTGGTTTACCTCTCCCCCTCCTGCCTGAGGATGGTGAGCGAGGCCCGGAGCTTCCAGTCGTGTGAGTACGACCGCCACGACAGACCCTGCCAACGCATGCGGCCACGGCCCTCAACCGGACTGGCTGAGAtcctggtggtggtgggaggcTGTGACCAGGACTGTGACGAGCTGGTCACTGTGGACTGTTACAACCCTCAGACTGGACAGTGGCGCTACTTGGCCGAGTTCCCCGATCACCTGGGAGGGGGCTACAGTATGGCCGCCCTGGGCAATGATATGTATGTCACAG GAGGATCTGACGGTTCGCGTCTCTATGACGGCGTGTGGCGCTACAACTCCAGCGTTAACGAGTGGACCGAGGTGTCGCCAATGCTCAAAGCCCGGGAGTACCACAGTTCCTGTGTCCTCAGAGGTCAGCTGTATGTGGTGGCGCCAGACAGCACGGAGCGCTACGACCACGCGCTGGACTGCTGGGAGGCCCTGCCCCCCATGCTGCACTCCATGGACAACTGCTCCACCACCACCTGTAAGGGGCGTCTCTACGCCATCGGCTCCATGACCACAACAGGGGAGGACAACATGGCCATACAGTGTTACGATGTGGACACCAACCGCTGGACCCTGGTCAACTGTGGCGAGCTGCCACCGTGGTCTTTCGCTCCCAAGACGGTCACTCTCAATGGGCTCATCTACTTTGTCAG GGATGACTCGGCAGAGGTCGACATCTATAACCCTCAGAAGAATGAATGGGACAAGATCAGCCCCATGACACAG GTCCATGTAGGAGGCAGTGTGGCAGTCCTGGGTGGTCGTCTCTTTGTGTCTGGTGGCTATGACAACACATTTGAGCTGTCTGACATGGTGGAGGCCTACGACCCCTCCACTCATACCTGGACACCCGCAGGCCACCTTCCCCAGCCCACCTTCTGGCATGGTAGTGTCAGCATCTTCCGCCAGCTCATGCCCGCCGTATCCAACGCTTTCGAACCCATCGACCTGCCCGAGGCTAACTCCATCCACCTGCACCGACACCACCGCAACCAGGCCATGCACAACCACAACCTCAACCAGAACCACGACGTCAACCCAGTGTAA